One stretch of Niallia sp. XMNu-256 DNA includes these proteins:
- a CDS encoding phospho-sugar mutase translates to MNWKQKAERWLQFEGIDSVVKKQLDQIKDDEKSLEEAFYKDLEFGTGGMRGEIGAGTNRMNIYTIRKASAGLASYIEGNGEEAKKRGVVIAYDSRHFSPEFAMETAKTVASKGIQAYVFDSLRPTPELSFAVRYLQAFSGIVITASHNPPEYNGYKVYGSDGGQLPPEGADVIISKVNEIENELLIEVLDEKVLKEKGLIKIIGPEVDQAYNQKLTTISENPTISDEVDLKVVFTPLHGTGNIPVRDGLKALKYQHVFIVNEQELPDPEFSTVKSPNPEEHAAFKLAIQEGHKVNADLLIATDPDADRLGIAVRNDQGEYVVLTGNQTGALLLHYILTQKQEKETLPKNGVMIKTIVTSELGRKIADSFGVTTLDVLTGFKFIGEKIKEYETTGEYKFLFGYEESYGYLIGDFVRDKDAVQAAIMATEVSAYYKKQGKSLYDALMELFEQYGYFLEGLRSLTLKGKDGAELIQKILASFRAQPLQQLAGLEVTAVEDYLSSVKTEMDGTEKPIELPKSNVIKYHFEDGTWVCLRPSGTEPKMKFYFSVTGSSLNESKEKLATVESQFMELVDQKIAELSN, encoded by the coding sequence ATGAATTGGAAACAGAAGGCTGAAAGATGGCTTCAGTTTGAAGGAATAGATTCAGTAGTAAAAAAACAATTAGATCAAATAAAAGATGATGAAAAAAGCTTAGAGGAAGCCTTTTATAAAGATTTAGAGTTTGGTACAGGTGGCATGCGTGGTGAAATAGGCGCTGGGACAAATCGAATGAATATATATACGATTCGTAAAGCTTCAGCAGGTTTAGCTTCATATATTGAAGGAAATGGGGAAGAGGCAAAAAAACGCGGGGTTGTCATTGCGTATGATTCTCGTCATTTCTCACCAGAGTTTGCGATGGAGACTGCGAAAACAGTAGCATCCAAGGGAATTCAAGCTTATGTATTTGATTCTTTACGTCCAACTCCAGAGCTGTCATTTGCAGTTCGTTATTTACAAGCATTTTCAGGAATTGTTATAACGGCTAGTCATAATCCGCCAGAATATAATGGTTATAAAGTATACGGTTCTGACGGTGGACAATTACCGCCTGAAGGTGCAGATGTCATAATTTCGAAAGTAAACGAAATTGAAAACGAATTATTAATCGAAGTTCTCGATGAGAAGGTTCTCAAGGAGAAAGGATTAATTAAAATCATCGGACCTGAAGTCGATCAAGCCTACAATCAAAAACTAACTACCATCTCTGAAAACCCAACGATTTCAGATGAAGTGGATCTAAAAGTCGTCTTTACTCCATTACATGGAACTGGAAATATACCGGTACGTGATGGGTTAAAAGCATTAAAATATCAACATGTATTTATTGTAAACGAGCAAGAGTTACCTGATCCCGAGTTCTCAACTGTAAAAAGTCCGAATCCTGAGGAGCATGCTGCCTTCAAATTAGCCATTCAAGAAGGCCATAAAGTTAATGCAGACTTATTAATTGCGACTGATCCTGATGCAGATCGTCTAGGGATTGCAGTGAGAAATGATCAAGGGGAATATGTTGTTTTAACTGGTAACCAAACAGGGGCATTATTATTACATTATATTTTGACACAAAAACAAGAAAAAGAAACATTGCCTAAAAACGGAGTGATGATAAAAACAATCGTAACAAGTGAACTAGGCAGAAAAATAGCGGATTCATTTGGTGTAACTACCTTAGATGTTCTAACAGGATTTAAATTTATTGGTGAAAAAATAAAAGAATATGAAACAACGGGCGAATATAAATTTTTATTTGGCTATGAGGAGAGCTATGGATATTTAATCGGTGACTTTGTCCGTGATAAAGATGCAGTACAAGCGGCCATTATGGCAACAGAGGTGAGTGCCTATTACAAGAAACAAGGCAAAAGTCTTTATGATGCTTTAATGGAGCTATTTGAACAGTATGGATATTTCCTAGAAGGGTTACGTTCTCTAACATTAAAAGGGAAGGATGGCGCTGAATTAATTCAAAAAATATTGGCGTCATTCCGAGCACAGCCTCTTCAACAATTAGCTGGTCTGGAGGTTACCGCTGTGGAGGATTATTTATCAAGTGTAAAAACTGAAATGGATGGAACAGAGAAGCCAATAGAACTTCCAAAGTCGAATGTTATTAAATACCATTTTGAAGATGGCACTTGGGTTTGTTTAAGACCATCTGGCACGGAGCCTAAAATGAAGTTTTACTTTAGCGTTACAGGTTCGAGTCTAAATGAAAGTAAGGAGAAGTTAGCAACAGTAGAAAGTCAATTTATGGAATTGGTTGACCAGAAAATTGCTGAGCTT